Genomic segment of Bacteroidales bacterium:
GCCGGAAGGCGTAAGGGCGAGAAAGACTGGCCTGAAATCACAAGACTTCTCACAGCCGCCAATATACAATTCAAAAGTATATTCACCCAGCACCGTATCCATGCCATCCGTGAAGCCCGCAAGTTTGTTGAAATGGGCTATCGAAATATCATAGTTGTTGGTGGTGATGGCACAATGAATGAGACGGTTAATGGAATTTTTACCCAGGCAAAACGCCCAACAGACAGTGTAACCGTTGGTATGATCCCGGTAGGAACCGGAAACGACTGGTGCCGCATGTTTGGAATCCCTGATGATTATCAGGGCGCTATTGATGTTATTAAAAAGGGAATGACTTTTTTACAGGACGTTGCCTGGGTTAAATTTATGCAGGGCGGCTTGGAAAAGAACCGCTATTTTGCAAATATGGCCGGCATGGGTTACGATGCGATGGTAGCCGAAAAAACCAACAAACAAAAAGATGCCGGTAAAGCCGGGCCTTTCTCATACTTCGTCAATATTTTCTCCAGCCTGTTTTCTTTTCAGGAAGCCCAGACCGAAGTGTTTGTTGACGGCCAGGAAGTTTTGAAAGCGCCGGTGTTTACTATGAATGTAGGTGTTTGCAAATACAATGGCGGCGGCATGATGCAACTTCCAAAAGCTATTCCCGACGACGGCAATCTTGATATGACTGTGATTACACAATTAAGTCGTTTCAGGGTTATGCGCAGCGTTCGTAAACTCTATGATGGGTCATTTATTCAATTGCCACAGGTGAAGACGTTTCGCGGTAAATCCATCATTATTGATTCCAAGCCTGAAGTTTACATGGAAGCCGATGGAGAATCGCTTGGCCACAGCCCGTTTAAATTTGGCATTGTGCCAAAAAGCCTCAGGGTTATAGTTGGTAAGGAAATGGAGGTTACGGAGAAACCCACTGACCATGGTCCGCGATTACCGATATAAGCGCATCAATAGCATTATCTTCCGCAATGTTCTTCATTAGAGGCGTTTTGCCTTTATAAATACTTACTTTGCCGCTCCCCTGTCCAACATAACCATAATCGGCATCGGCCATTTCGCCCGGCCCGTTTACGATGCAGCCCATTACTGCAATTTTTAAGCCTTTCAGGTGCGATGTTGCCGCTTTTACCTTTTCAAACGCTTCTTCAAGTTTGTATTGTGTGCGACCACAACCTGGGCAGGCTATGTATTCCGTTTGTGTGATCCGGGCGCGGGTTGCCTGCAATAATCCAAAAGCTACATCATTTACTTTTTCGGGATCAATCTTTTTGTTTCTCAGAAAAATACCATCGCACAAACCATCGTTTAACAATGGCGACAAACGGAGGGCAGCATCAATTGCAAAACCTGACAGCTCAGTGTTTGCATCTTCAAAAGCCAGGATTATCGGTACTTTTGGTTCGATCCTATCCAGTTCATTAATGATTGAACGAATCTTAATGATAGACTCTGGCGAAGTCAATTTCAGAACCAATACACAATCATTTTCTGATAGCTGTTTTGAGAAATGCGGGAATACATGATCCTGCAGCGGATCAGCAATTAAATATCGTATGGCGCCTAAACCAGCATCAGGTTCACTTTCTGCGAACCAGTTTCCATGATTCCCTTCTGCATGTCCAAGTTCATCAATAGTATGAATTGCGTCTAGTTCGCGAAGTACAACCGGAGCGTTTCCATTTCCAATATTACCAACAAGCGATGATATGCGGCGTTCATAAGCAAAATCCGATGTAAATCTCAGCTCTGTTGCTTGCTTCAAATCCTTACCAGTTCTTTTTGGTTTCGGGAAAAACGAAACAATCTGCCTTGCTACAGGAATTTCATTTTCAGGAGTCTCAGTTAATGAAACCCTGATTGTATCACCGATTCCATCGGCCAGCAATGTGCCGATACCAGCCGCTGACTTCATTCTGCCTTCGAGATCATTGCCAGCTTCGGTCACGCCCAAATGAACGGGAAACATCATATTTTCGGTGATCATTTTATGAACCAGCAGACGGGTGGCTTCAACCATTACGCGCACATTGCTCGATTTCATTGACAATACCAGGTGTTGGAATCCGGCATCATGGCAAATTCGCACAAATTCCATAGCAGATTCAGCCATTCCTAACGGCGTATCGCCATAACGATCCATGATACGACCCGAAAGCGAACCATGATTGGTTCCGATGCGGATGGCGGTACCGTTTTCTTTGCAAACCTTAAGCAGAGGAAGAAGTTGTTGGGCGATCTTTTCAATTTCTTCCTTATATCCGGCATTTGTATAAGCCGTGTTCAAAGTCCGCTTCTCAGCATAATTTCCCGGGTTGATACGCACTTTCTCAACAATACGCGCAGCCTTCAAAGCAACTGCAGGATTAAAATGCACATCGGCTATCAACGGAATCATGAAGCCTGCCTTTCGCAACTCTTTTTTAATGACAGCGAGATTTTCAGCTTCTTTAAGGTTTTGCGCAGTAACTCTCACAAGTTCGCAACCTGCTTCAATCATACGAATGCACTGCTTCACTGTTGCGTCAGTGTCAAGAGTTGGCGTATTGGTCATGGATTGGATGCGAACCGGAAAACTGCCACCAAGAGGAATGTTGCCGATCTGAACTATGCCGGGCTTCCACAAAGAAAACATAGAAGAAATATTCACCAGATTTTCTGTCATTTACATCTGCTTTTCAGGAAAGGCAAATTTAGGCAAACACCAACAGTTTGCTTATTTTTGTTGATAATAATTCAACGCCTGTTTGAGTTATATAAAGACCATTAAACCTGCCGAAATGAGAAACCAAATTGCCGCTTTGCTATGGATTGGAGTGTTATTGACAGCCTGCCAGTCAAAACAGAAAGATTCCTGGGCTGTCACACAACGCATTCAATACGATGTCACCATAAAAAGTCCTGACGCAGACTTCGATTGGTGGGTTCAGAATATTGAAGGTATGAACCGTGAGGCATTTATAACTGAACTACTAAATGCAGCATACCAGGGAAATGTAAAAGCCTACGATGTTTTCCTGCTCAATGAAATGACGGCTGATCAGGTAAAGAATATTGGCCGCCGGAGCGATACACTTCGCCTGCAACGGCCAGTACCCCCTCATAATTTCCGTGATACCATCATTAATAAAGAACTAAGCATTCATGAAATAACGCGCATTCGCTTTCTGGAAGAATGGAATCTGAATAAAGAAAATATGCAGATCAACAAAGAGGTAATGGGCATTGCCCCCTTGCTTGAAAGTTATGACGAAAACGGTAATCTCAGGGGCTATCAACCTATGTTCTGGATTTTCTTTGATAATAAATACCCGGAAGCGCTAAGGGGAAGCGTTTTATAGAAAAAAACCGTAGCCGGAAACAGGATTCATGGCTACGTATTCATTTCAATCACAAAAACAATGGAAAGTCAGTCGGATCAGGCAACACATGATTATGTCATTGCACACTCTTCGTATGAACCTGAAGTGTTGCAGCAACTCTATCGTGAAACATGGACAAAAATCTATGCGCCACAAATGATAGCCGGACACATGCAGGGAAGTTTGCTGAGGATGATCAGCCAGATGATAAATCCAGAAAACATTCTTGAGATCGGA
This window contains:
- a CDS encoding diacylglycerol kinase family lipid kinase, which codes for MADESQHTEWFVIVNPNAGRRKGEKDWPEITRLLTAANIQFKSIFTQHRIHAIREARKFVEMGYRNIIVVGGDGTMNETVNGIFTQAKRPTDSVTVGMIPVGTGNDWCRMFGIPDDYQGAIDVIKKGMTFLQDVAWVKFMQGGLEKNRYFANMAGMGYDAMVAEKTNKQKDAGKAGPFSYFVNIFSSLFSFQEAQTEVFVDGQEVLKAPVFTMNVGVCKYNGGGMMQLPKAIPDDGNLDMTVITQLSRFRVMRSVRKLYDGSFIQLPQVKTFRGKSIIIDSKPEVYMEADGESLGHSPFKFGIVPKSLRVIVGKEMEVTEKPTDHGPRLPI
- the ispG gene encoding (E)-4-hydroxy-3-methylbut-2-enyl-diphosphate synthase; its protein translation is MTENLVNISSMFSLWKPGIVQIGNIPLGGSFPVRIQSMTNTPTLDTDATVKQCIRMIEAGCELVRVTAQNLKEAENLAVIKKELRKAGFMIPLIADVHFNPAVALKAARIVEKVRINPGNYAEKRTLNTAYTNAGYKEEIEKIAQQLLPLLKVCKENGTAIRIGTNHGSLSGRIMDRYGDTPLGMAESAMEFVRICHDAGFQHLVLSMKSSNVRVMVEATRLLVHKMITENMMFPVHLGVTEAGNDLEGRMKSAAGIGTLLADGIGDTIRVSLTETPENEIPVARQIVSFFPKPKRTGKDLKQATELRFTSDFAYERRISSLVGNIGNGNAPVVLRELDAIHTIDELGHAEGNHGNWFAESEPDAGLGAIRYLIADPLQDHVFPHFSKQLSENDCVLVLKLTSPESIIKIRSIINELDRIEPKVPIILAFEDANTELSGFAIDAALRLSPLLNDGLCDGIFLRNKKIDPEKVNDVAFGLLQATRARITQTEYIACPGCGRTQYKLEEAFEKVKAATSHLKGLKIAVMGCIVNGPGEMADADYGYVGQGSGKVSIYKGKTPLMKNIAEDNAIDALISVIADHGQWVSP